A region of the Polynucleobacter sp. MWH-Braz-FAM2G genome:
CGCTCAAGCACCGTTCTCAGAGTACGAAAAGACGGTCAATTTGAATTAGTTGAGCGTCGCTTTGATGCCTCTGGAACGGTTGGTCATGATGTTATTACTGGCGCACTAAGCTCCGCATCAGACTCTAATTTGTCGGTCTAGAAACCCTATAGTCGACCATCGTCGTTTATAACCCGCTCGCCATCCGCATTGCGAGTGGCTAAACGCTTTATATATTTGAATGTGCCTGTGGCCATACAGCAAATCTCACCTTGATCGTTGTATAGCTTTGCCTCACAAAATGCCATCGTGGCTGTTCTACGCACCGTGTCAGCCTTCACCCTAAGCACCCCAGTTGCAGCTTGCATGAAATTATTTTTCATCTCAATAGTCACTACACTACGATCACCAGGATCGCCAGAGCGTGCTGCCACGGCCATGGCTACATCCATCAGCGTTAAAAGAACGCCACCATGGGCCACCTCCCATGTATTGTTGTGCTCTGGTTTTAGGGCAAGCAAAATCTCACCCCTTCCCATTTCTGCACTTAGACAACGAACCCCAAGAAGCTTTAAAAAGGGAACATTGAGCTCCTCACCAAGATTGGCTAGTTGAGTCTGAGGATTGATTTGCACTTGTTTATTCATGGGGTAATTTTAGAGGGATGTACGAAATTTTGGAAATACTCCTAGAATAGACTTCATGGCTTTTACTTTAAGTGGCGATGATGTTTGCCAAACCACCCTGCCGACCCCGATTCCTGATCCGTATTGGGTTGCATTTTCACCATCAGCAGCCAAATTAGCCAATATTCCCCTTGATGTTAATTCTTTGCCTGTTGACCAATCTTGGCTACAGGTTTTAGGGGGTAATGAGTTAAGCACCACCAATCATCAATTCTCAAATCCAATTGCCACCGTCTATAGCGGCCATCAGTTTGGGGTTTGGGCCGGACAACTCGGTGATGGTCGCGCCATTTTGCTGGGCGAGATTGACGGGCAAGAATTACAGTTAAAAGGTGCTGGCAAAACTCGATTTTCACGCATGGGTGATGGTCGCGCTGTTCTCAGATCGTCTATTAGAGAGTTTCTCTGTAGTGAGGCGATGCATTCATTGGGAATTCCAACTACAAGAGCATTGTCGGTTGTTGGTTCTGATTTACCAGTTCGGAGGGAGGCAGTAGAGACTGCCGCAGTATGCGCTCGACTAGCTCCAAGTTTTATCCGAATCGGACATTTTGAGCATTTTGCTTCCTTACAAAATATTGAACGCTTGAAAGAGCTTGCTGATTCACTGATAGAGCAGCATTATCCCAACTGTCTTCAAGCTAAAAATCCATACCTTGTTTTGTTTAAGGCAATTTCTGAGCGCAATGCAAAATTAGTTGCGCAATGGCAATCGATTGGATTCTGTCATGGAGTGCTCAATAGCGACAATATCAGCGCACTTGGCTTAACAATTGACTATGGCCCTTTTGGCTTTCTAGATCGATTTCAAATTGATCATATCTGCAATCATAGTGATCAAGGAGGTAGGTATGCCTACCATCGACAACCACAGATCATGCATTGGAATATGGCATGTCTTGCTAGCGCGATGATTCCATTAGTTGAGATCCATTCTGGGGATGATTCGCAGAACCTTTTACGCGCTGCTCTTGAAGACTTTCCAGTAATTTATGCTCAAGCTTGGCAAGACCTATTTAGAAAAAAGCTGGGGCTCTTTACTTCTCAAGAGGGTGATATCGCCCTGCTCGAAAGGCTGCTGCAGTCTATGCACGATTCAAAGGTTGATTTCACGAACTTCTTTCGAGGTCTTGGAAGTTTGCGCGCAACTACCTCTCTGTCACAGATCTCCCTCAGAGATGATTTTATAAATCGAGAGGAAATTGATAAGTGGTTTAACGATTACATTGAGCGCTTAAAAAATGAATCGAGCGATGATCGTCAACGCCAAGAAATGATGAATCAGATCAACCCAAAATACATCCTACGAAATCATTTGGCACAAGTTGCGATTGAAAAGGCCCAGAAAAAAGACTTTACTGAGATAAGCAAGCTTCTCAATATATTAAGCAGGCCTTATGAAGAACAGAGTGAAAATGAATCCTATGCATTAACCCCACCCATTAATTTTCCCTCCGTAGAAGTTAGCTGCTCTTCATAACTTTCCAATACAAACAAGCAATATGTACTCAGAGACCCTATGAAAAAAACTGACCAAGAATATAAACAAATCCTAAATGATATTGAGTATCGCGTTACCCGCGAAGCTGCTACCGAGCGGCCATTTTCTGGCAAGTACTGGGATCATTGGGATCAAGGTAGATACAAGTGCATTTGTTGTGATACCCCCCTCTTTTTATCAGAAACAAAATTTGATGCTGGTTGCGGTTGGCCTAGCTATAGTGCCCCAGAAGTTCCATCCTCAATAAAAGAGATTCGCGATACCAGTCATGGCATGATCCGTACCGAAGTTCGTTGTGCTCACTGTGATGCTCATTTAGGGCATGTATTTGACGATGGACCGCTACCAACTGGGCTTCGGTATTGCATTAACTCTGCTTCATTGACTTTTGAGCCTAGTCAAAACGCGACCCCAATAAAAGATGTCGAATAAAGAATTGCAGGATAATTCATAAATGAAATTTCTATTTGATCTTTTCCCCATCATCTTATTCTTTATCGCCTTTAAATTTGGTGATATTTATACCGCCACCATTGTCGCGATGGTTGCAACAATAGGCCAAATTTTATGGGTCTACTATCGCCATCGAAAAATAGATGCGATGCAATGGGTAAGCCTAGTAATGATTCTTGTCTTTGGTAGCTTGACTATATTTTTGCATGACAAAACATTTATTCAGCTTAAACCTACTGCGCTTTATTGGTTGTTTTCAGGCGCTCTATTTATTAGCGCTCAGTTCTTCCAAAAAAACTGGATTCAAGTCTTAATGGGTAAGCAAGTCACGCTCAAGGCGAATTCTGCTCACTCAGTTTGGCATCGTTTGAATATGGCGTGGGCCATTTTCTTCTTCATTATGGGAGCACTAAATCTGTATATTGCTTTTGAATACTCAGAAGAAACATGGGTCAACTTTAAATTGTTTGGTAGCACCGGCCTGCTATTAGTTTTTGTGATTATTCAGGGTGTTTGGCTTGCACGTCATATGGAGCATCCAAGCGAATGAATGTAAATGAATTACGCATTGCAGAGTTTGATCGCGACCTAAGAAAAGCATTTCAAGTTCAGCGCCTGAAAATTGAAGATGAAAGCCATCTTCATGCTGGGCATGCCGGAGCTGCAAGTGGAGGCGGTCACTTTAGGCTAGAAATTATCGCTCCAGAATTTAAGGGTTTAAACCTAGTAGCTCGCCATCGAGCGATTTACTCAGCTCTAGAACGCCATATCCCCAAAGAGATTCATGCTCTAACGATTTCTGCCCTTTCACCTGAAGAGGTCTGTAGTTAAAGCTCCCTTAAAATAGACTTATCTTTTTTATATTTAATTATTCAATTCCTATGATGAACTCAAGACAACTTTTTCCCCTTGGCCTTTTGGTTGCCACCCTTTTATCAGGGCATGTACTCGCTCAAAATGCGGTCATTGTGAATGGAAAGTCTATTCCTAAAGCGCAATTAGATAAGTTAGTGCAACGCTCTGGTCAGCCTGACAATCCGCAGGTGCGCGATCAGGCACGTGAAATGCTGGTAACGAAGGAATTAATCTTGCAAGAAGCGGACAAACGTGGCGTTATCCAAAAAGAAATTGTGCGTGAACAGTTGGAGCAAGCGCGTATGGGGGTTTTAGTTGCCGCCGTCTTTGAGGACTTTGTTGAGAAGGAAGGTATTGCTGAAGCAGATCTTCAGGCTGCATATGAGTCAGTTAAGGCGCAGTTTACAGGTAAGGAATATCACGTTGAGCATATATTGGTAGAAAAGGAAGCTGATGCGAAGGCTATCATCGCCCAACTTAAAGCAGGTGCTAATTTTGAAGAAATTGCAAAAGCAAAGTCGCTTGACCCTGGTTCAGCCAAAAATGGTGGTGATCTTGGCTGGGTAACAGAAAAAGCATTGGTTCCTGAATTTTCAAAAGCGATGGTTCAACTTAAAAATGGTCAGATTACTGATAAACCAGTCAAATCTCAATTTGGTTGGCACATTATCAAGATGATAGATTCACGTGATGTGAAGGCGCCAAGTATGGAAGAAATGAAAGATCAATTGAAGCAGATGATCATATCTGACAAAAACTGGCAAAAAGCAAAGTTCTCAGAAATGATGCAAAAGCTTCGTGCTAAGGCAAAAATTCAATAACTAAGCTCTACCTGGCAGGATAACGGCGCGGCCTCAATTTCTGAATAGCCATACCTGCCAGTCCGCATGCAAATGCGGACATTACAAAGACATCTCTGGGTTGAGAAGCTTCCCAGATCCATCCGGCAACCAAGCCTCCTAAAGTCCCTCCAAGCCCATAAGAAACAGTTGCCATAAGGGCTTGGCCTCTGGCCTGTACAGGTCCAGTAAACCATCGTTGCAATAACTTATTGGCAGCGCTATGGTGGGCAGCAAATGTACCTGCATGCATTAACTGCGCCACAATTAACACTGATGTGATCGGCATAAAGGCAATCAATACAAAACGGATTACTCCAATCCCAAATGTCGCCTGCAAAATCACTTCTGCATCGAGCCTGCTCATGACCTTGCTCTGAAAATAGAAGAAGACTACTTCTGCAAACACTCCTAGAGCCCAAAACAGTCCAATTTGAAATTTATCGTAACCTAAGCCAGCCAAATACAAAGAATAAAAAACATATAAAGAAGCATGCGCAAAGATCATAAAAAAGCCTGAAACCAAGAACCAGCGAACATCAGGATTAAATAAAACAACTAATAACTCCCCTTTGATCATTTTGCGACGTTCCATTTTGGGTTCGCGCAAAGAAAAGGTAATAAGCGCTAATAAACCCAAAACTACCGTGCCTACTATCGGATAGAGTTCAATAGTCTTGCGCTGAAATAACTCACCCGCAAGCAGGACCATTGCAATAAAACCAATAGACCCCCAAAGACGGAGGCGCCCATAACGTTTATCAAAAGAATTATCTTTATATAGGGCATGAATGGTTGCCGATTCACCAAGAGGCATTAAGCTACTAAGAATGGTATGCAGAACAAACATCCATATAAAAAAGCCGATGTAGCTCTGCAAAAAGTAGATACATAAAAAAATGATTGCAGCTAGGCACGCACAAAATCGAATAATGCCAATACGATTAGAAAGATAGTCTGAGAGCCACCCCCAAGAGAAGGGTCCAACTATACGAGTAATTTGTAGCATCGACATGAGCGCTGCGATTTCAATGACGCTAAATCCGCGATCTAAGAAAAAAAGACTTGCATATGGAGACACAAGTCCAACATAAGCAAAATATAAAAAGAAAAAGGACCCGAAGGCCCAGCGTAGTGAAGGCGTCATCTAATAATCTAAATTAATCGCGGTAAGAGCCTGGCTGAGATGCTGGAATATTGGCCGTGGGTGTAGATACGTCAGCGCACTGAGCACGATGACGCAAGGCGTGATCCATTAAAACGAGCGCCAGCATTGCCTCTGCTATTGGTGTTGCTCGAATACCAACGCATGGGTCATGCCGCCCTTTCGTTTGAACTGTTATTGGCTTTCCGTCCAGATCTACAGACTGCTTGGGGCTCATAATGCTAGAGGTGGGCTTAATGGCGATCGAAACACGTAAATCTTGACCGCTACTAATGCCACCCAAGGTTCCACCAGAATTATTGGATGCAAATCCATCGGGATGAATTTCATCACCATGTTCGCTGCCACGTTGAGAAACTGATTTAAAGCCCGCACCAATTTCAACGCCCTTTACGGCATTGATACCCATCATGGCATGAGCAATATCGGCATCTAACTTGTCAAACAATGGCTCGCCTAGCCCAGCAGGAACATTGCGAGCACGTACCTCTATGCGAGCACCACAAGAGTCCCCTGCCTTACGCAATTCATCCATGTAAGACTCAAGCTGAGGAATGATTTCGGCGTTAGCAGCAAAAAAAGGATTATTACCAATATGGGCAGCATCCTTGAACGGAATTTCTATTTCGCCTAGTTGGCTCATATAGCCATAAAACTCAGTGCCATATTTTTCATGTAGCCACTTCTTAGCAATCGCTGCCGCTGCCACAACAGGAGCAGTTAAGCGTGCAGATGAACGACCTCCCCCACGAGGATCTCGGATGCCGTATTTATATTGATAGGCATAATCAGCGTGACCCGGGCGAAACGTTTGCAGAATACCCCCATAGTCTTGACTTCGCTGATCGGTATTTCGTATTAATAACGCTATGGGCGTTCCTGTAGTTTTGCCTTCGAAAACACCAGAGAGAATTTCGACCTTATCTTCTTCTTTGCGTTGAGTGACATGGCGCGAAGTGCCTGGTTTGCGGCGATCCAAATCAAATTGAATATCGGATTCAGACAAACTCATGCCCGGCGGGCAACCGTCAACAATAGCCCCAATCGCTGGACCGTGGGATTCGCCAAAGGTAGTAACAGTAAAGAGAAGGCCTAAAGTATTTCCTGACATACCTACATTATGTCATTTGTGGGAAAAATACAGCTAGAAGAGCTTAAGAGGCAGCTTTTTCAGTATCCTCTGGCCAATCTCTAATATAGGCTTTGAGCATCGTATTCTCAAAGTCTTGGGCTTCAACAACGGATTTAGCCACGTCGTAGAAAGAGATCACACCCATCAACATTTTTTGATCAATCACAGGCAAATAACGAGCATGATCTACCAGCATCATGCGTCGAACTTCATCAATTTCGGTTTCCATATTGCAAGTTAGCGGTTTTTGATTCATGACTGATCTGACTTGAAGACCTTCAAGCTTGCCATGATGTTTTGCTAGGGCGGCAATCACTTCGCGGAAAGTTAGGATGCCCACCAGCTTGTCATACTCCATGACTACCAAAGAACCA
Encoded here:
- a CDS encoding PaaI family thioesterase, which produces MNKQVQINPQTQLANLGEELNVPFLKLLGVRCLSAEMGRGEILLALKPEHNNTWEVAHGGVLLTLMDVAMAVAARSGDPGDRSVVTIEMKNNFMQAATGVLRVKADTVRRTATMAFCEAKLYNDQGEICCMATGTFKYIKRLATRNADGERVINDDGRL
- a CDS encoding peptidylprolyl isomerase, with translation MNSRQLFPLGLLVATLLSGHVLAQNAVIVNGKSIPKAQLDKLVQRSGQPDNPQVRDQAREMLVTKELILQEADKRGVIQKEIVREQLEQARMGVLVAAVFEDFVEKEGIAEADLQAAYESVKAQFTGKEYHVEHILVEKEADAKAIIAQLKAGANFEEIAKAKSLDPGSAKNGGDLGWVTEKALVPEFSKAMVQLKNGQITDKPVKSQFGWHIIKMIDSRDVKAPSMEEMKDQLKQMIISDKNWQKAKFSEMMQKLRAKAKIQ
- a CDS encoding YdiU family protein codes for the protein MAFTLSGDDVCQTTLPTPIPDPYWVAFSPSAAKLANIPLDVNSLPVDQSWLQVLGGNELSTTNHQFSNPIATVYSGHQFGVWAGQLGDGRAILLGEIDGQELQLKGAGKTRFSRMGDGRAVLRSSIREFLCSEAMHSLGIPTTRALSVVGSDLPVRREAVETAAVCARLAPSFIRIGHFEHFASLQNIERLKELADSLIEQHYPNCLQAKNPYLVLFKAISERNAKLVAQWQSIGFCHGVLNSDNISALGLTIDYGPFGFLDRFQIDHICNHSDQGGRYAYHRQPQIMHWNMACLASAMIPLVEIHSGDDSQNLLRAALEDFPVIYAQAWQDLFRKKLGLFTSQEGDIALLERLLQSMHDSKVDFTNFFRGLGSLRATTSLSQISLRDDFINREEIDKWFNDYIERLKNESSDDRQRQEMMNQINPKYILRNHLAQVAIEKAQKKDFTEISKLLNILSRPYEEQSENESYALTPPINFPSVEVSCSS
- the msrB gene encoding peptide-methionine (R)-S-oxide reductase MsrB; amino-acid sequence: MKKTDQEYKQILNDIEYRVTREAATERPFSGKYWDHWDQGRYKCICCDTPLFLSETKFDAGCGWPSYSAPEVPSSIKEIRDTSHGMIRTEVRCAHCDAHLGHVFDDGPLPTGLRYCINSASLTFEPSQNATPIKDVE
- a CDS encoding CBS domain-containing protein gives rise to the protein MKVRDILRVKGSTLFTVAPDTALQTAVLVMSEHDIGSLVVMEYDKLVGILTFREVIAALAKHHGKLEGLQVRSVMNQKPLTCNMETEIDEVRRMMLVDHARYLPVIDQKMLMGVISFYDVAKSVVEAQDFENTMLKAYIRDWPEDTEKAAS
- the aroC gene encoding chorismate synthase; amino-acid sequence: MSGNTLGLLFTVTTFGESHGPAIGAIVDGCPPGMSLSESDIQFDLDRRKPGTSRHVTQRKEEDKVEILSGVFEGKTTGTPIALLIRNTDQRSQDYGGILQTFRPGHADYAYQYKYGIRDPRGGGRSSARLTAPVVAAAAIAKKWLHEKYGTEFYGYMSQLGEIEIPFKDAAHIGNNPFFAANAEIIPQLESYMDELRKAGDSCGARIEVRARNVPAGLGEPLFDKLDADIAHAMMGINAVKGVEIGAGFKSVSQRGSEHGDEIHPDGFASNNSGGTLGGISSGQDLRVSIAIKPTSSIMSPKQSVDLDGKPITVQTKGRHDPCVGIRATPIAEAMLALVLMDHALRHRAQCADVSTPTANIPASQPGSYRD
- a CDS encoding MFS transporter; amino-acid sequence: MTPSLRWAFGSFFFLYFAYVGLVSPYASLFFLDRGFSVIEIAALMSMLQITRIVGPFSWGWLSDYLSNRIGIIRFCACLAAIIFLCIYFLQSYIGFFIWMFVLHTILSSLMPLGESATIHALYKDNSFDKRYGRLRLWGSIGFIAMVLLAGELFQRKTIELYPIVGTVVLGLLALITFSLREPKMERRKMIKGELLVVLFNPDVRWFLVSGFFMIFAHASLYVFYSLYLAGLGYDKFQIGLFWALGVFAEVVFFYFQSKVMSRLDAEVILQATFGIGVIRFVLIAFMPITSVLIVAQLMHAGTFAAHHSAANKLLQRWFTGPVQARGQALMATVSYGLGGTLGGLVAGWIWEASQPRDVFVMSAFACGLAGMAIQKLRPRRYPAR
- a CDS encoding septation protein A → MKFLFDLFPIILFFIAFKFGDIYTATIVAMVATIGQILWVYYRHRKIDAMQWVSLVMILVFGSLTIFLHDKTFIQLKPTALYWLFSGALFISAQFFQKNWIQVLMGKQVTLKANSAHSVWHRLNMAWAIFFFIMGALNLYIAFEYSEETWVNFKLFGSTGLLLVFVIIQGVWLARHMEHPSE
- a CDS encoding BolA family protein, whose translation is MNVNELRIAEFDRDLRKAFQVQRLKIEDESHLHAGHAGAASGGGHFRLEIIAPEFKGLNLVARHRAIYSALERHIPKEIHALTISALSPEEVCS